A stretch of DNA from Oryza brachyantha chromosome 4, ObraRS2, whole genome shotgun sequence:
AAGAGAAGCTAAAGATTTGTTTACCGTAGTCATAATATTTCATCAAGAACTGTCCTGAATTACAATGCAAACCTTAAGGAACCGAGAAAAAACAACCAGCAAAAAGGCTGTGCATGTTGTGGGCAAAGCAAAAACACCAGGGATAACATCACATCAATTACAACTTATCACATCAATTGAACTACTcgctccgtttcatattacaaaACTTTATGGGTTTGTCaagatttatctatgtatcaatatatatattttatatatgtatctagattcattaacacatataCAAGAGCGGATCTAACATGAGGACGGCATGGACTCGAGCCCCTCACTATCCTCGTTAAAGCTATTGGAGCCCACATAAAGACATCTCTAAAATTGTATGgcaaagattaataaaaagaaactaaaactAACTTGTTTAAACCCCTCTAATATTATTGAATAGATTCACcactgcatatatatgaatttagacacgcttagaaaatcttataatatgaactagaaaaaaatacatataaaccAGTTAAAGGACTAAAATATGACACTACAAGAAACAAAACCCGTTTTCTTAAACCTTTCAGAGTATTACAGTAGAGTAATTTTCAGAACCACGCTGCACATGCTAGTCACAGGAAACGGGATCGAATGCAGCGTTTCTCGACCTAGGAATGTGCCGTCCCTGTCCCCGGAAACGCGTGAACATTTTTCATCCCCACCTTGTAAAAAGCCTCTCGAAACTAGCTAGGGTTCCACATTTTCTCGACCCCATCAACCCAGCAACTTTGTGACCGTGCCACAAAAGATATACGTCGACTGCTTCGTGGGGGCGCTTTACCAGCTTAATTGGGGGGAAATGTTGTTAGTATCACATGTGATTACCTGTTCTTCATGTGACCTTAATCAACTGTTGCAAGTGTTCGAATTCTATGAGGAATACCGGTAGATGCAATTAACTGACATTGATGTAGCAAGATGAtatattcattttcttttcaccgCTCTAAAGTTTAAACTAAACGAAATAAAATCTTATCCATATGTGTCTTTGTAGCCAAACATTGTAAGCTGAACACAGTTCTACCAAATATTGTTCTGGTGCCCAAAAATCTCATGGCTATTTccatgccattttttttttcattttcaaatttgattttccCACGCAGATGACATCCAGAAACTACATAATTTGGTCCGTCAGCCAAGCAACAGTACATATGTTAGTCCACCTACGATTATGCAAATCACAGCATCTGATTTTCTGTGCGATGCATTCCAGATGGAAAGTAAACTACTTTATCATGGCAACATCTTTACTGCAGTTGCATCAACTATCACAAACTGGTGAGAAACAATTCACAGTGCAGAATGAAAAACAGGAGgataaaagggaaaaaaaaaacttttgctGCAATGTAAGCTATTAGTTTCTTCGATAAATAGTGAGGTATATCCTTGAGCACTATTGGACAATGCCATACTATAACTTACTGGAACTTTGCAGGATGTAATCAAAGTACTTTGAAGGCAAACAAGTTTACCTGAAACCAAAAACTAAAGAGGCAACCTATGTGAAAAATCCTCGTGAAAAGTCAGGCATCTTATGCAGGTTCACTAATCTCAGAATTTTAGACTCATCACAAAGCTCTCATTATTCCCACTTTGGCATTGATGACCAAGAAGCTAATAGAATTCTCTTCTTCATTTGAGTTACTGAGGAATCATCACCTTAAATTTTGCGAGTAGTAGACCGATGGGTTTATGAAACCACCTGGAGATTGCACATAGAATGCATTTGACATGTAAGGATGTGCTACTTCCGCCTTGCTTCCTTGACTCGATGGGCTAACACCAACCATTGGGCTAATGTTTGTGAATACAGGTAGGGGTCCAACAGCACTCTCCCTTTGCAAAAGCTGGTTTTGGGATGGAAGGCAGTAAAAAGGCCTTGATGCCACAGTATTTGGAACCGCTATTGtagctggaggaggagcagagGGAAGCATCATAGTGATTTGTGGATTGCTTCTGTGGTCAGGGGAGTCATTAATCATGATTACTTCTTTCATCATGTATGATGGGTGATGCATGACTGGAACAAGATTCCTGTAGGGCTTCTGTGGAGAATGATAATCAGGTTGTGCCATGGAACCATTATGCAGTGGAGGCCCAGAAAAGTTGCCAGCTTGTACACTTGATAGAGGAATTTGGTGATTGGCTGTTGATGGAGTTGTGTTCATAAATGCAGGATCACCAATATGTTGGTAGTTTTGAGGCACAAAACAACCAGGTGCCATGTAATTTCCTCTCATCATGTAGTCTGAACTAGGTGCCTGAGGATGCCCACTCTCCTCACTGTTCATCACCATCAGGTTCTTGCCCATCAATCTCAAAATAGGATTTGATGGTGAAGGAAGCTGAGTTTGTATTGATGGGCTCATACAGTCTGTTGTATAAGATGGGTGGCTCATGGTAGGCTCAGCTGAAACCTTACCAGctaatgtttgatcatgtgAATCTAGGGAAGGGTTTGCCTTTGTGCTGGTTCTTTGGTACGTGCTGAACGATGATGATGCCCGTAAACCTATGTTCAACTGCGGAACCTGCCTTCCATTAAAAGTTGGCACTGATCTGGTTGTTGCACTTTCATGGTGCACCGGAGACTCCCTGGAAGTGCTCTCCCGACAAGTGCAACGACAGGGCTTCTCAGGCAACTGTTCACATTCTCTTGCAAGCGGTGTTGACCTGGTTTCTTGATTTAAGCTCCCAGAAATCTGTTCTTCAACAGCCCTAGAATTAACAGTGGTTAGACCTGGTTCAGACCACTTAATCCTTGAGTCCCTCAAAGAAGTTGAAGGAGACATTGTCGAGGCAGTTGAAATTGGGGAGTCAGATGAGCCACGATCAAAAACCAAACCATGATCTAGGGTAGAATCTTCTCTGTTTGATGTAATTGATGAGTTATCCTGAGGAACTCCAAGACCCATGTCCCTATTATTAGTCAAGCAGGCACTAGATTCCTTAGTTGAAGATGGATCTATTTGCCATTCCTCCACATCATTATTGGCAACAATGTTGGGTGCATGAGCATGATGTGCAGATTTCTCATTAGAGCATGGATCCACCATTGCTACACCACAGCCTTCAGCCAAAACATCATCTGTTGCTTCGTTGTTTTCCGGATTCAAAGAATCACTGCTCATTTCATTGCTGCAGTCCACAGGATTACTTCTGGAGGCTGATCCACGTTGCATTTCAGTTTCAGGTTCTTCACCTTGATCATACATCTGTGCACTTCCTGCTTGCTGTGCCACATCATATTGATCATACCCTTGTCCCAGTGCTGGTACATCAGTTTCATAAGAGAAATCATTATCTGCAGTATCTTCTTGAGTGTGCTTCTTAAGCTTCTTGGAGATTTTCTTGTTACTATCCCTGAACTTCTTGTTTATATGATTCGGATTAGGCCCATGGTCTTGAACAAAACTATGAACTAACCCACTGTTAGAAGCTGAGAATTCACGCCTGCCAGTCCTCAACAGAGATCTGTTCTTCCGGAACTTCTTGGTAGATGCTGCCCTATTTGAGCCATCACTCAGCCCTGCAACAGAGGAGGAAGGGCCCCGACATACAGAGCTTCTGATCGAGGTGGAATTCCTCACTGTATCATATTTATCAGACCTGTAAGCCTCTCTCCTTCCAATCTCCTTTATTTTCCTCTTggcaagagcagcagcagaccGAGGTACTTTTGGTATAACACTGCTGGATGGAGTGGTTTTTGAAGACCATCTAGGAATTGATCTGAGCAATCTCGAAGAGTCGTTCTGATCATCATCATTAGCTTCTGAAGTGGTCACCATCTCTTCTGGTGGTTGCGAAGATAAAGCCTCAGGAGGACTGTCTGATATTTGAGAATCGTCAAAACCATGCATGCCGTTCCTAGCCAACTTCTTGGTTCCAGGTGCTATACTCTTATATGCTTTATCAGTAAGTTTTCGGGCACCATTCTTAGAGAGATCTGAGCGTTTGGAGCCCACCCATTGCCTTATAGTTTCGGAACCATAACTTGTGCTTTCAGTAGGTTTCTGCACATGCATAGCGgactcctcctcttcctcctcagaGGTGTGCTCATGCATATCCCCATTTGTATGTGATCGAACCTGTACATATAAAATCAcaaacaagaataaaaaatcattagcACAACACAAGTTTGCAATTACATGAAAATGGCTGGACAACAAACTATTATCATATGCAATAGATGGACAGAATGGACCTTTAAAATCAGTAATATTTTAACATCTACTAAATGATATGCCATCCGGGAAAACACCATTCACCATAACAATACCATATTAACTTGACAACACATTATAGCATATGACTCAGATTCTAACATGTAGTGAATCTTCATATTGCATTGCCTCCAGGAGAGCAGGATCTAAATGAGTGCAAGAAGCCAGCTGTTACTGCAACCAAGCTTTTCGATCGACAGTTCTTATTTGCTGCATTCTTATATGCAGCAAGTGAACACCACCGTTTATAATTAAGCCAGCTAGTAGCATAATCTCAAGTCTGCATTTGTGACTGAATCACCAATCGGCATCACATTTCTGTCTCTGGATGTTTCTTACACATCTTTTACAATAAAGCGGGGACTTTTAGAATGTGACAGAGAAGTAGAAAG
This window harbors:
- the LOC102718921 gene encoding uncharacterized protein LOC102718921, with the protein product MLSSEEPSGPSCSSKSFTQQGVSAAPATSPGEAPACQDPTDLVQPCPKFSIRDYVFASRSKGIKRSWPFHQRSLQLCLKRGVKDLLPPFEPPDSIRSQSLNTSINVERSATCSEANASDGLVKTRDDGSSNVNASNISFQSCQPVTESLGPSQYTSPEDGKSALDQGENSNELDHNDEVIPVDLQVNSCTKATRQTEGAVSSWRSKNIDSSREPSEKKCKLVVKLGSLTRAEEVASNSSTVSDPMASKTCPVCKVFASTSNTTLNAHMDQCLSVESNTEPVETVIMKPKVKPRKKRLMVDIYRTARLFTLEDLDRRNGTNWAIELAAPTTNKEVCTENRSPEVVPFDPREEEREGDVYVDSNGIKIRILSKSSEASLVLKDEHNSRKVAKNETGKSILMSKSCLKSKIFKNKKIKIPGKKHKQLNRSNTQVRSHTNGDMHEHTSEEEEEESAMHVQKPTESTSYGSETIRQWVGSKRSDLSKNGARKLTDKAYKSIAPGTKKLARNGMHGFDDSQISDSPPEALSSQPPEEMVTTSEANDDDQNDSSRLLRSIPRWSSKTTPSSSVIPKVPRSAAALAKRKIKEIGRREAYRSDKYDTVRNSTSIRSSVCRGPSSSVAGLSDGSNRAASTKKFRKNRSLLRTGRREFSASNSGLVHSFVQDHGPNPNHINKKFRDSNKKISKKLKKHTQEDTADNDFSYETDVPALGQGYDQYDVAQQAGSAQMYDQGEEPETEMQRGSASRSNPVDCSNEMSSDSLNPENNEATDDVLAEGCGVAMVDPCSNEKSAHHAHAPNIVANNDVEEWQIDPSSTKESSACLTNNRDMGLGVPQDNSSITSNREDSTLDHGLVFDRGSSDSPISTASTMSPSTSLRDSRIKWSEPGLTTVNSRAVEEQISGSLNQETRSTPLARECEQLPEKPCRCTCRESTSRESPVHHESATTRSVPTFNGRQVPQLNIGLRASSSFSTYQRTSTKANPSLDSHDQTLAGKVSAEPTMSHPSYTTDCMSPSIQTQLPSPSNPILRLMGKNLMVMNSEESGHPQAPSSDYMMRGNYMAPGCFVPQNYQHIGDPAFMNTTPSTANHQIPLSSVQAGNFSGPPLHNGSMAQPDYHSPQKPYRNLVPVMHHPSYMMKEVIMINDSPDHRSNPQITMMLPSAPPPATIAVPNTVASRPFYCLPSQNQLLQRESAVGPLPVFTNISPMVGVSPSSQGSKAEVAHPYMSNAFYVQSPGGFINPSVYYSQNLR